A window of Streptomyces gilvosporeus contains these coding sequences:
- a CDS encoding cytochrome P450 gives MTMTIPGPDGLPLLGSMLDLRRDSLGTFLRARREHGDVVRLEAGPPGLRSVFYAVFAPEAVQQVLASEAAAFRKDHPLYEEVRQSFGNGLLTSQDADYLRQRRLVQPLFTKRRVDGYATAVTAEADALAARWRTAADDTVDLVPEMNRLALRTVSRILFGTDADAAVDAIDRCAPVINAYVVRRAYVPVKIPREWPTPGNRKARAAIDELNALCDRIIAERRPATGPTATAEPARAGEPAADDLLTLLTEAANDEDGSLDATEVREQVLIFLLAGHETTATSLAFTLHLLARHPEEQRRVQEEIDRVLGEGTPGGTPRPPTAAELERLPCLTRALKEAMRLYPAAPVISRRAVEATTIGGHTVPPGADVVVAPWVTHRHPDLWPDPERFDPDRFTPDREAARHRYAWFPFGGGPRACIGQHFSMLESVLALATLLGAYELEAVDEEVPVAAGITLQATGPARVRLRPRTPAP, from the coding sequence ATGACCATGACCATCCCCGGCCCCGACGGCCTCCCCCTCCTCGGCTCGATGCTCGACCTGCGCCGCGACTCCCTCGGCACCTTCCTACGGGCCCGGCGCGAACACGGCGATGTGGTCCGCCTGGAGGCCGGCCCGCCCGGTCTGCGCAGCGTGTTCTACGCGGTCTTCGCCCCCGAGGCCGTCCAGCAGGTCCTCGCCTCCGAGGCCGCCGCCTTCCGCAAGGACCACCCGCTGTACGAGGAGGTCCGCCAGAGCTTCGGCAACGGCCTGCTCACCAGCCAGGACGCCGACTACCTGCGGCAGCGGCGGCTGGTGCAGCCGCTGTTCACCAAGCGCCGCGTCGACGGCTATGCGACCGCCGTGACGGCCGAGGCCGACGCCCTCGCCGCGCGCTGGCGCACCGCCGCCGACGACACCGTCGACCTCGTCCCCGAAATGAACCGGCTGGCCCTGCGCACCGTCTCGCGCATCCTCTTCGGCACGGATGCGGACGCGGCGGTGGACGCCATCGACCGCTGCGCTCCGGTCATCAACGCCTATGTCGTACGGCGCGCCTACGTGCCCGTGAAGATCCCGCGCGAGTGGCCCACCCCGGGCAACCGGAAGGCGCGCGCGGCCATCGACGAGCTGAACGCCCTGTGCGACCGCATCATCGCGGAGCGCCGCCCGGCGACCGGGCCGACCGCGACGGCCGAACCGGCCCGAGCGGGCGAGCCGGCGGCCGACGACCTGCTCACCCTCCTCACCGAGGCCGCCAACGACGAGGACGGCTCGCTCGATGCCACCGAAGTGCGCGAACAGGTCCTGATCTTCCTGCTGGCCGGCCATGAGACCACGGCGACCTCCCTGGCCTTCACCCTCCACCTCCTCGCCCGCCACCCCGAGGAGCAGCGGCGCGTCCAGGAAGAGATCGACCGCGTCCTGGGGGAGGGCACACCGGGCGGCACCCCGCGCCCCCCGACGGCCGCCGAACTGGAGCGGCTGCCCTGTCTGACGCGGGCGTTGAAGGAGGCCATGCGGCTGTACCCGGCGGCCCCGGTCATCAGCCGCCGCGCCGTCGAGGCCACCACCATCGGCGGCCACACCGTCCCGCCCGGCGCCGATGTCGTCGTCGCGCCCTGGGTCACCCACCGCCACCCGGACCTGTGGCCGGACCCGGAACGCTTCGACCCGGACCGCTTCACCCCCGACCGCGAGGCGGCCCGCCACCGCTACGCCTGGTTCCCGTTCGGCGGCGGCCCGCGCGCCTGCATCGGCCAGCACTTCTCGATGCTGGAATCCGTCCTGGCGCTGGCGACGCTGCTGGGCGCGTACGAACTGGAGGCGGTGGACGAGGAGGTGCCGGTGGCGGCCGGGATCACCCTCCAGGCGACCGGCCCGGCGCGCGTACGGCTGCGACCGCGCACCCCCGCTCCGTAG
- a CDS encoding PIG-L deacetylase family protein has translation MATLLAFHAHPDDEVLLTGGTLARAAAEGHRVVVVVAADGLMGARPAEGEPPRMAELRASAAALGVARVVHLGYADSGHGPVLFPDPPDRPRFVRADPEEAAGRLAAVLREEGVDVLLSYDANGGYGHRDHVRVHRVGRRAAALAGVPRVLEATVPRDVVERPVRLVRALRIPFRYEEAALRGRFSARREITHTIDVRRFARQKQAALAAHRSQVVGTGRLAPVMRALVRLPVPVFGLLLGREWFAEVPRRAA, from the coding sequence ATGGCGACCCTTCTCGCGTTTCATGCGCATCCCGATGACGAGGTGCTGCTGACCGGCGGCACGCTGGCCCGTGCCGCGGCGGAAGGCCACCGTGTGGTGGTCGTGGTGGCCGCCGACGGTCTCATGGGGGCCCGGCCGGCGGAGGGTGAGCCGCCGCGGATGGCGGAGCTGCGGGCGAGTGCGGCGGCGCTGGGGGTGGCGCGGGTGGTGCACCTCGGTTATGCGGACAGCGGGCACGGTCCGGTGCTCTTTCCGGATCCACCGGACCGGCCGCGGTTCGTCCGGGCGGATCCGGAGGAGGCGGCCGGTCGGCTGGCGGCGGTGCTGCGGGAGGAGGGGGTGGATGTGCTGCTGAGCTATGACGCCAACGGGGGCTACGGCCATCGGGACCATGTCAGGGTGCATCGGGTCGGCCGGCGGGCCGCCGCCCTGGCCGGGGTTCCGCGCGTGCTGGAGGCCACCGTGCCGCGGGACGTGGTCGAGCGGCCGGTGCGGCTGGTGCGGGCGTTGCGGATTCCGTTCCGGTACGAGGAGGCGGCGTTGCGGGGCCGCTTCAGTGCGCGGCGGGAGATCACCCACACCATCGACGTCCGGCGGTTCGCGCGGCAGAAGCAGGCCGCGCTGGCGGCGCATCGGTCGCAGGTGGTGGGGACCGGCCGGCTGGCGCCGGTGATGCGGGCGCTGGTGCGCCTGCCGGTCCCCGTCTTCGGGCTGCTGCTGGGGCGGGAGTGGTTCGCGGAGGTGCCGCGCCGGGCGGCGTAG
- a CDS encoding NAD(P)H-dependent oxidoreductase — protein sequence MSTFDAAPTALIVHAHPEPHSFSTAQMATAAQALRDAGYRVDVLDLYSDAWAPTLGREEFGPVEGHFKPQAEQQRAVKDGTLDAVVKAHLDRLLAADLLVLSFPLWWFSLPAILKGWVDRVFVMGAVFGGEYGLFGDAALAGKRAMLLFTTGGSGESFQPGGALGAMDDFLFHIHRGMLEFVGYQVLSPVVTHAPARMTDQERAAALDTVQESIALAAAEARTAVH from the coding sequence ATGTCGACCTTCGATGCCGCGCCCACCGCCCTGATCGTCCACGCCCACCCCGAGCCCCATTCGTTCAGCACCGCCCAGATGGCCACCGCGGCCCAGGCCCTGCGCGATGCCGGGTACCGGGTCGACGTCCTCGACCTCTACTCCGACGCCTGGGCCCCGACCCTCGGCCGCGAGGAATTCGGGCCGGTGGAAGGCCACTTCAAGCCGCAGGCCGAGCAGCAGCGCGCGGTCAAGGACGGCACGCTCGACGCGGTCGTCAAGGCCCATCTCGACCGGCTGCTCGCCGCCGATCTGCTGGTGCTGTCGTTCCCGCTGTGGTGGTTCTCGCTGCCCGCCATCCTCAAGGGATGGGTCGACCGCGTCTTCGTGATGGGCGCGGTCTTCGGCGGGGAGTACGGCCTCTTCGGCGACGCGGCGCTCGCCGGGAAGCGGGCGATGCTGCTGTTCACGACCGGCGGCTCCGGTGAGTCGTTCCAGCCCGGCGGCGCCCTCGGCGCGATGGACGACTTCCTGTTCCACATCCACCGCGGCATGCTTGAGTTCGTCGGCTACCAGGTCCTCAGCCCCGTGGTCACCCATGCCCCGGCCCGTATGACCGACCAGGAAAGGGCAGCCGCACTGGACACGGTCCAAGAGTCCATAGCGCTCGCCGCGGCGGAGGCACGGACGGCCGTCCACTGA
- a CDS encoding HAD family hydrolase — translation MLIFDADDTLWENNVIFERVIEEFLDWMVLPGAEGAPERAPEGSPEGSPEGADARLDRGGVRELLDSIEAVNAVTHGYGSTVFLRSLGECLARLRGRAATAEETARIAGWAAAFEADHVELIPGVPETLAELARRHELLLLTKGERAEQERKVAASGLARHFRGVHIVAEKDVTTYEELVGAYGLVPGSTWMIGNSPKSDVLPARAAGLNAVFIPNDNTWVLEHGELDPADEKVLRLAAFGELVKHF, via the coding sequence GTGCTGATTTTTGATGCGGATGACACGTTGTGGGAGAACAACGTGATCTTCGAGAGGGTCATCGAGGAGTTTTTGGACTGGATGGTCCTGCCGGGGGCGGAGGGGGCGCCGGAGAGGGCGCCGGAGGGGTCGCCGGAGGGGTCGCCGGAGGGGGCGGATGCGCGGCTCGATCGGGGCGGGGTGCGGGAGTTGCTCGACTCGATCGAGGCGGTCAATGCGGTCACGCACGGGTACGGGAGCACGGTGTTTCTGCGCAGCCTCGGGGAGTGTCTGGCGAGGCTGCGGGGGCGGGCGGCCACGGCCGAGGAGACGGCGCGGATCGCGGGGTGGGCGGCGGCGTTCGAGGCCGATCATGTGGAGCTGATCCCCGGGGTGCCGGAGACGCTCGCGGAGTTGGCGCGGCGGCATGAGTTGCTGCTGCTGACCAAGGGGGAGCGCGCGGAGCAGGAGCGGAAGGTGGCGGCGTCCGGGCTGGCGCGGCACTTCAGGGGTGTGCACATCGTGGCGGAGAAGGATGTGACCACGTATGAGGAGTTGGTGGGCGCCTATGGGTTGGTGCCCGGTTCTACGTGGATGATCGGGAACTCCCCCAAGTCGGATGTCCTGCCCGCGCGGGCGGCGGGGCTGAATGCCGTCTTCATTCCGAACGACAACACCTGGGTGCTGGAGCACGGCGAGCTGGATCCGGCCGATGAGAAGGTGTTGCGGCTGGCGGCGTTCGGGGAGTTGGTGAAGCACTTCTGA
- a CDS encoding (2Fe-2S) ferredoxin domain-containing protein yields MISKRSGRAAAEAPCRVTVCRGCCCGDPAKIPGVDHGAQIPRLRAALEGAAPVRASECLDVCDQANVVVVQPSAAGRAAGGRPVWLGLVNDDDALADIASWIRAGGPGLADPPGVLDLYTITVSRRVREGLEG; encoded by the coding sequence ATGATCAGCAAGCGTTCCGGCCGGGCGGCCGCCGAGGCCCCCTGCCGTGTCACCGTCTGCCGCGGCTGCTGCTGCGGCGATCCGGCCAAGATCCCGGGTGTCGACCACGGCGCACAGATTCCGCGGCTGCGCGCGGCGCTGGAGGGCGCGGCGCCGGTCCGCGCTTCGGAGTGCCTGGACGTGTGCGACCAGGCGAATGTGGTGGTGGTCCAGCCGTCGGCGGCGGGCCGGGCCGCGGGTGGGCGGCCGGTGTGGCTGGGGCTGGTCAACGACGACGACGCGCTGGCGGACATCGCCTCCTGGATACGGGCCGGGGGCCCGGGGCTCGCCGATCCGCCCGGGGTGCTCGACCTGTACACGATCACCGTGTCGCGGCGGGTGCGGGAGGGGCTGGAGGGGTAG
- a CDS encoding response regulator transcription factor produces MTSPASPRPSAAAPAAAPPSAQIPPHGPPRRVLVVEDDPTVAEVVTGYLARAGYVIEHAADGFAALDRAAAFRPHLIVLDLMLPGIDGLEVCRRLRRAADGPAVPVVMLTARGDEADRILGLELGADDYVTKPFSPRELVLRIGSVLRRAESAPPAAAPSPVLRCGDLTADPGGRRADRAGHELALTAREFDLLVFLMRNPGQVFSREELLHRVWGWEFGDLSTVTVHVRRLREKIEDDPAAPALVTTVWGSGYRFDPAGGEPRA; encoded by the coding sequence ATGACGTCCCCTGCGTCCCCCCGGCCCTCCGCGGCCGCGCCCGCCGCCGCCCCGCCGTCCGCGCAGATCCCGCCGCACGGGCCGCCGCGCCGCGTGCTGGTCGTCGAGGACGATCCGACCGTCGCCGAGGTGGTGACCGGCTATCTCGCCCGTGCCGGGTACGTGATCGAGCACGCCGCCGACGGGTTCGCCGCGCTCGACCGGGCCGCGGCCTTCCGTCCGCATCTGATCGTCCTCGATCTGATGCTGCCGGGCATCGACGGCCTGGAGGTGTGCCGTCGGCTGCGCCGGGCGGCCGACGGGCCCGCCGTCCCGGTGGTGATGCTGACGGCGCGGGGCGACGAGGCGGACCGGATCCTCGGGCTCGAACTGGGCGCGGACGACTATGTCACCAAGCCGTTCAGCCCCCGGGAGCTGGTCCTGCGGATCGGCTCGGTGCTGCGCCGCGCCGAATCCGCGCCGCCGGCCGCGGCGCCCTCCCCCGTACTGCGCTGCGGCGACCTCACCGCCGACCCCGGCGGCCGCCGGGCCGACCGGGCCGGGCACGAACTCGCCCTCACCGCCCGCGAGTTCGACCTGCTGGTCTTTCTGATGCGGAACCCGGGGCAGGTCTTCTCGCGGGAGGAACTGCTGCACCGGGTGTGGGGGTGGGAGTTCGGGGATCTGTCGACGGTGACGGTGCATGTGCGCCGGCTGCGGGAGAAGATCGAGGACGATCCGGCGGCGCCGGCGCTGGTGACGACGGTGTGGGGATCCGGCTATCGCTTCGATCCGGCGGGAGGCGAGCCCCGGGCATGA
- a CDS encoding sensor histidine kinase, producing the protein MKDFLVIVALAALGAAVVGLLAAPAVRVLRRRSVALSLFAVAALAVAAMAAGTVAVAQAMFLSGHDLGVVMAVVGVSGVVSLAAALLFGRRIAKGSRELARSARTVGSEGGFVAPDEPPTAELAALSRALEETSVRLSEARERERALDTARRELIAGISHDLRTPLAGLRAMAEALEDGVAEDAGRYHSRMRVEVDRLAAMVDDLFELSRIQAGALTLTLSRVSVYDLVDDALAGARPLARASGVRLVDGGVDPLPVRVDAQQITRVLGNLLVNAIRATPADGKVAVSARPEGGRVVLAVQDSCGGIPPEDLPRVFDTGWRGAPARTPRPDQEGGTGAGLGLAIVRGIAEAHDGRATVRNAGAGCRFEVELPAADGA; encoded by the coding sequence ATGAAGGACTTCCTGGTCATCGTGGCTCTGGCCGCGCTCGGCGCGGCCGTCGTCGGACTGCTCGCCGCGCCCGCCGTACGGGTGCTGCGGCGTCGTTCGGTCGCGCTGTCGCTGTTCGCGGTGGCGGCGCTGGCGGTGGCCGCGATGGCGGCCGGGACGGTGGCGGTCGCGCAGGCGATGTTCCTTTCCGGGCATGACCTGGGCGTGGTGATGGCCGTGGTCGGCGTCTCCGGGGTGGTGTCGCTGGCGGCCGCGCTGCTGTTCGGGCGGCGGATCGCCAAGGGCAGCCGGGAGCTGGCGCGTTCGGCCCGTACGGTCGGTAGCGAGGGCGGGTTCGTGGCGCCCGACGAGCCGCCGACGGCCGAACTCGCCGCGCTGTCACGGGCGTTGGAGGAGACCAGCGTGCGGCTCTCGGAGGCCCGGGAACGGGAACGGGCGCTGGACACCGCGCGGCGCGAGCTGATCGCCGGGATCTCGCACGATCTGCGGACCCCGCTCGCCGGCCTCCGGGCGATGGCCGAGGCGTTGGAGGACGGCGTCGCGGAGGACGCCGGGCGCTATCACTCCCGGATGCGGGTCGAGGTGGACCGGCTGGCGGCGATGGTGGACGACCTCTTCGAACTGTCCCGTATCCAGGCCGGGGCGCTGACGCTGACGTTGTCGCGGGTGTCGGTGTACGACCTGGTGGACGACGCGCTGGCGGGGGCGCGGCCGCTGGCGCGGGCGAGCGGGGTGCGGCTGGTGGACGGCGGGGTGGACCCGCTGCCGGTCCGGGTGGACGCCCAGCAGATCACCCGCGTTCTCGGCAACCTGCTGGTCAACGCGATCCGGGCGACACCGGCGGACGGCAAGGTGGCGGTCAGCGCGCGGCCGGAGGGCGGCCGTGTGGTGCTGGCCGTCCAGGACAGCTGCGGCGGCATCCCGCCGGAGGACCTGCCACGCGTCTTCGACACGGGCTGGCGGGGCGCACCCGCCCGTACCCCCCGCCCGGACCAAGAGGGCGGAACCGGGGCCGGCCTCGGGCTGGCGATCGTACGGGGCATCGCGGAGGCGCACGACGGGCGGGCCACCGTGCGCAATGCAGGGGCGGGGTGCCGGTTCGAGGTGGAACTGCCTGCGGCGGACGGCGCCTAG
- a CDS encoding ABC-F family ATP-binding cassette domain-containing protein — MSKPRPTSATASLTCTDLTFAWPDGTPVLDDFQLAVGPGRTGLIGLNGAGKSTLLKLIAGELTPTAGRVRVAGEVGHLPQHAPLDTHLRVDQALGIDGTRAALHAIERGETDEEHFTAIGDDWDVEERARATLDQLGLSALDLDRTIGEVSGGESVLLRLAALLLRRPDVLLLDEPTNNLDRTARERLYDAVGGWSGVLLVVSHDRELLERVDRIADLRAGEIHWYGGNFTAYEQALAVEQEAAERMMRVAEADVRRQKRELTDAHVKLARRVRYGNKMSATKREPKIVMNERKREAQVSAGKHRILHTERLKEARERLDEAAEAVRDDDEIRIDLPHTAVPPGRTVLTLDDLTLRSGAHAHLQIHGPERIALTGRNGCGKTTLLRTLTGEIPPRSGTALTHVPHRFLPQRLEVLDNDLTIVENVARFAPDATNNRIRARLARFLFKGARADQHAATLSGGERFRASLAALMLAEPAPQLLMLDEPTNNLDMASVRRLVTALESYEGALLVVSHDLPFLRDLGITRWLALEDGELTTTEPM; from the coding sequence ATGTCAAAACCCCGCCCCACCTCCGCCACCGCCTCCCTCACCTGCACCGACCTCACCTTCGCCTGGCCCGACGGCACCCCCGTGCTGGACGACTTCCAGCTCGCCGTCGGCCCCGGCCGCACCGGCCTCATCGGCCTCAACGGGGCAGGAAAATCCACCCTGTTGAAGCTGATCGCGGGCGAACTGACCCCGACCGCGGGCCGGGTGCGGGTCGCCGGCGAGGTCGGCCACCTCCCGCAGCACGCCCCGCTCGACACCCACCTGCGCGTCGACCAGGCCCTCGGCATCGACGGGACCCGCGCCGCCCTGCACGCCATCGAGCGCGGCGAAACCGACGAGGAGCACTTCACCGCCATCGGCGACGACTGGGACGTCGAGGAACGCGCCCGCGCCACCCTCGACCAGCTGGGACTGTCCGCCCTCGACCTCGACCGCACCATCGGCGAGGTCTCCGGCGGCGAGTCCGTCCTGCTCCGCCTGGCCGCGCTCCTCCTGCGCCGCCCGGACGTCCTGCTGCTGGACGAACCCACCAACAACCTCGACCGCACCGCCCGCGAGCGGCTCTACGACGCGGTCGGCGGCTGGTCCGGCGTCCTCCTGGTCGTCAGCCACGACCGCGAACTCCTCGAACGCGTCGACCGGATCGCCGACCTCCGCGCCGGAGAGATCCACTGGTACGGCGGCAACTTCACCGCCTACGAACAGGCCCTGGCCGTCGAGCAGGAGGCCGCCGAGCGCATGATGCGGGTCGCCGAGGCCGACGTCCGGCGCCAGAAGCGCGAACTGACCGACGCCCACGTCAAATTGGCCCGCCGGGTCCGCTACGGCAACAAGATGAGCGCCACCAAACGCGAACCGAAGATCGTCATGAACGAGCGCAAGAGGGAGGCCCAGGTATCCGCCGGCAAACACCGCATCCTGCACACCGAACGCCTTAAGGAAGCCAGGGAACGCCTGGACGAGGCCGCCGAAGCCGTCCGCGACGATGACGAGATCCGCATCGACCTCCCGCACACGGCCGTCCCCCCGGGCCGCACCGTCCTGACCCTCGACGACCTCACCCTCCGCTCCGGCGCCCACGCCCACCTGCAGATCCACGGCCCCGAACGCATCGCCCTCACCGGCCGCAACGGCTGCGGCAAAACCACCCTGCTGCGCACCCTCACCGGCGAGATCCCGCCACGGTCGGGAACGGCCCTGACCCACGTCCCCCACCGCTTCCTCCCCCAACGCCTGGAGGTCCTCGACAACGACCTGACCATCGTCGAGAACGTCGCCCGCTTCGCCCCGGACGCCACCAACAACCGCATCCGCGCCCGGCTCGCCCGCTTCCTGTTCAAGGGCGCCCGCGCCGACCAGCACGCCGCCACCCTCTCCGGCGGCGAACGCTTCCGCGCCTCCCTCGCCGCCCTGATGCTGGCCGAACCGGCGCCACAGCTGCTGATGCTGGACGAGCCGACGAACAACCTCGACATGGCCTCCGTCCGCCGCCTCGTCACGGCCCTGGAGTCCTACGAGGGCGCCCTCCTGGTCGTCAGCCACGACCTGCCGTTCCTGCGCGACCTCGGCATCACCCGCTGGCTGGCCCTGGAGGACGGCGAACTGACCACCACCGAACCGATGTAG
- a CDS encoding pseudouridine synthase has translation MRRRSPLPPAPLPQRDGIDPVRVRLPADPEGAWGTVGEHLVARFQGALGAGRVAAMVREGRFVGVEGVLSGDEPYVAGRFVWFHRDFAPEVRVPFAVRVVYRDERIVVADKPHFLATTPRGRHITETALARLRRDLGLPALQPAHRLDRLTAGLALFVVRPGDRGAYQGLFAERRVRKEYEAVAAYDAGVGLPVTVRSRIVKERGVLAAREVAGEPNAESRIELVERRGRLGRYRLLPTTGRTHQLRVHMNRLGLPILHDPVYPVVREEGPGRESGDFGAPLQLLARRLEFMDPVDGRVRRFESGLRLAAWEAPAPADEPSASL, from the coding sequence GTGAGACGCCGATCCCCCCTTCCGCCCGCCCCGCTCCCCCAGCGTGACGGGATCGATCCCGTGCGGGTGCGGTTGCCCGCCGATCCGGAGGGGGCGTGGGGGACGGTCGGGGAGCATCTGGTCGCGCGGTTTCAGGGGGCTCTCGGGGCCGGGCGGGTGGCGGCCATGGTGCGGGAGGGCCGGTTTGTGGGGGTGGAGGGGGTGCTGAGCGGGGACGAGCCGTACGTCGCGGGGCGGTTTGTGTGGTTTCACCGGGACTTTGCGCCGGAGGTGCGGGTGCCGTTCGCGGTGCGGGTGGTGTATCGCGACGAGCGGATCGTGGTGGCCGACAAACCGCACTTTCTCGCCACGACGCCGCGTGGGCGGCATATCACCGAGACCGCGCTGGCCCGGCTGCGGCGGGATCTCGGGCTGCCCGCGTTGCAGCCCGCGCACCGGCTGGACCGGCTGACGGCGGGGCTGGCGCTGTTCGTCGTACGGCCCGGGGATCGGGGGGCGTATCAGGGGCTGTTCGCCGAGCGGCGGGTGCGCAAGGAGTACGAGGCGGTGGCGGCGTACGACGCCGGGGTGGGGCTGCCGGTGACGGTGCGCAGCCGGATCGTGAAGGAGCGGGGGGTGCTGGCGGCGCGGGAGGTGGCCGGTGAGCCCAATGCGGAGAGCCGGATCGAGCTGGTGGAGCGGCGCGGCCGGCTGGGGCGGTACCGGCTGCTGCCGACCACGGGGCGGACCCATCAGCTGAGGGTGCATATGAATCGGCTGGGGCTGCCGATTCTGCATGATCCGGTGTATCCGGTGGTGCGGGAGGAGGGGCCGGGGCGGGAGTCCGGGGATTTCGGGGCGCCGTTGCAACTGCTGGCCAGGAGGCTGGAGTTCATGGATCCGGTGGACGGGCGGGTGCGGCGGTTCGAGAGCGGGCTGCGGCTGGCGGCCTGGGAGGCCCCGGCGCCCGCCGACGAGCCCTCGGCTTCCCTCTAG